A part of Carassius carassius chromosome 4, fCarCar2.1, whole genome shotgun sequence genomic DNA contains:
- the LOC132139879 gene encoding bone morphogenetic protein 10-like gives MGASRKNFLIMCTSSTSVLLAFFLLSWGPFCSQSSPIGSPEKLRTAPGLDDGHGGVLDPLLLEQDSEMDMQSLLETLKGQFLHTFNLTQPGPPVQPGATRVEPPEYMLELYNRFASDRTAMPSANIVRSFKNEDSFPCNVGPGGVRQHPLIFNVSIPHHERVAAAELRLYTLVQTDRKKYTGVDRKVTIYEVKHLETNSSQQIGKDVIEGGNQTKQEEETELVELASRQVYGTDSGWESFDMTAAVQLWRKSDYGTTHRLEIHIASLNSQSLTSTEGKDEGNTRGGEMDIDTSPEDKHKPLMIVFSDDQSGDHRGDKRELNELIQHETTGPGVQNNLELELNGLWDDLELMGQKDGNEKEEQSEEALLQMRSNFIYDTASRFRRNAKGNQCKKTSLYVDFKDIGWDSWILAPSGYEAFECTGTCMYPLTNHVTPTKHAIVQTLVSLKSPQRVSRACCVPTELDPISLLYLDDAGVVTYQYKYEGMVVAKCGCR, from the exons ATGGGTGCCAGCAGGAAGAACTTTTTGATTATGTGTACATCCAGCACATCTGTATTATTGGCCTTTTTCTTGCTCTCCTGGGGGCCTTTCTGTTCACAAAGTAGCCCTATCGGCTCCCCCGAGAAACTCCGCACCGCTCCAGGGTTGGATGACGGACATGGAGGGGTTCTGGATCCTTTACTCCTGGAGCAGGACAGTGAGATGGACATGCAGAGCTTGCTGGAGACCCTGAAAGGACAGTTTCTACACACTTTTAACCTGACACAACCCGGCCCCCCTGTGCAGCCAGGGGCCACTAGAGTAGAGCCCCCTGAATACATGCTGGAGCTCTATAACCGCTTTGCCAGTGACCGGACAGCAATGCCTTCTGCAAACATTGTACGCAGCTTTAAAAATGAAG ACTCTTTCCCATGTAATGTGGGACCTGGTGGGGTGAGGCAACACCCACTTATCTTCAACGTGTCTATCCCACATCACGAGAGAGTTGCCGCAGCTGAGCTCCGACTGTACACTTTGGTCCAGACTGACCGCAAAAAATACACTGGTGTTGACAGAAAAGTCACCATATATGAAGTCAAACATCTTGAAACGAACAGCAGTCAGCAAATAGGAAAGGACGTTATTGAGGGAGGAAATCAAACCAAGCAAGAGGAAGAAACAGAACTAGTGGAGTTGGCGTCTCGACAGGTTTACGGTACAGATAGTGGGTGGGAATCCTTTGACATGACCGCTGCAGTGCAACTTTGGCGGAAATCAGACTATGGCACCACCCACAGGCTGGAGATCCACATAGCCAGTCTGAACTCCCAGAGTTTGACATCAACTGAAGGTAAGGATGAAGGCAACACCAGAGGAGGGGAAATGGACATTGACACTAGCCCTGAGGACAAACACAAACCCTTAATGATCGTCTTTTCTGATGACCAGAGCGGAGACCACCGTGGAGACAAAcgagagttgaatgaactgatccAGCATGAGACCACTGGGCCGGGTGTTCAAAACAACCTTGAGCTAGAACTGAACGGTCTCTGGGATGACCTGGAACTTATGGGACAAAAAGATGGGAATGAGAAAGAGGAGCAGAGTGAGGAAGCTCTCCTACAGATGCGCTCCAACTTCATCTATGACACGGCGTCTAGATTCCGACGCAATGCCAAGGGCAACCAGTGTAAAAAGACCTCCCTTTATGTGGACTTCAAAGACATTGGCTGGGACAGTTGGATCCTAGCTCCCTCCGGTTATGAAGCCTTTGAGTGTACTGGGACGTGCATGTACCCCTTGACCAATCACGTTACACCTACAAAACATGCCATTGTGCAAACTTTGGTCAGTCTGAAAAGTCCACAAAGAGTGTCCAGGGCTTGTTGCGTACCCACTGAACTAGATCCCATCTCCCTGCTCTACCTAGATGATGCAGGTGTGGTGACATATCAGTATAAATATGAAGGTATGGTGGTAGCTAAGTGTGGATGCAGATAG
- the LOC132139880 gene encoding rho GTPase-activating protein 25-like — protein MSLRLPRNWDFSTFRAETAKIARSKSVMPGEGSPGSTHTGFKRSMEKPLKTGWLKKQRSIVKNWQLRFFVLRGNVLTYHKDDRESAVQGTIPLFSCQVNELPSNADDKFLFEIIPGSSTDRERDVLMATSQSEMEEWVRSIRKAIGSRSSGVFGKSLSDIMVYEKKFGSRLVPILVEKCAEFIREHGLIEEGIFRLPGQDNQVKQFREAFDAGERPSFPSDTDVHTVASLLKLYLRELPEPVVPWTQYQAFLDSTLMLDAATAAGKEKLEEQISLLPKVNYNLLSYICRFLFEVQQNSKVNKMSVENLATVMGVNLFKPQVEDAISMMKGTPMIQKVMTVMIRHHELLFPPSKDKQPSPLPNKKNKSKKNSNPRSFVGWESAECEVSSLSESPEEEEMDTLEEERKDLWSSETGSEGTPLSPTSPFSSTTDMWPDSPRKRTQTLPSLGCPSVGKTVREPSWCRFQESFNENEEKTFSEDIFKLLDLQNVTLFSGGQKSEKEKVEGHKDTEDTGLHKTASDVVDKQIDAQITQAQITTPLPKPRLRNEVSAAAVSREKPAAPSAPALQKSNAAQPENTDSIIINSLQQKNKELSATVTELQAALEAERRSKAALEILLRNAERSRDEALTRNEQLNREIQEFLSRPTAGPS, from the exons ATGTCTTTGAGACTACCTCGCAACTGGGACTTCAGCACCTTCAGAGCTGAAACTGCCAAGATAG CTCGCTCCAAGAGTGTTATGCCAGGGGAAGGTAGCCCTGGATCCACTCACACTGGTTTTAAGAGATCCATGGAGAAACCTCTGAAGACGGGTTGGCTGAAGAAGCAGAGATCCATCGTAAAGAACTGGCAGCTGCGCTTCTTTGTGCTAAGAGGAAATGTCCTTACATACCATAAAGATGACAGAGAGAGCGCCGTCCAG GGAACTATACCTTTGTTCTCATGCCAAGTTAATGAGCTACCATCAAATGCAGATGATAAATTCCTATTTGAGATTATCCCAg GTAGCAGTACAGATCGGGAGCGGGATGTTCTCATGGCGACGAGTCAGAGCGAGATGGAAGAGTGGGTGCGCTCCATTCGCAAAGCTATCGGATCACGGTCCAGTGGAG TATTTGGGAAGAGCCTTTCAGACATCATGGTATATGAGAAGAAATTTGGTTCACGACTCGTGCCCATCCTGGTGGAGAAGTGTGCTGAATTCATCAGAGAACACGGTCTGATCGAGGAGGGCATCTTTCGCCTGCCAGGACAGGACAACCAGGTCAAACAGTTCAGAGAGGCCTTTGATGCTGGAGAGAGACCCTCATTCCCCAG TGACACTGATGTCCACACGGTGGCGTCATTACTTAAGTTGTACCTCAGAGAGCTTCCAGAACCTGTTGTGCCCTGGACTCAATATCAGGCCTTTCTTGACAGCACTCTGATGCTGGATGCCGCCACTGCAGCT GGCAAGGAAAAGCTGGAGGAACAAATCAGCCTTCTGCCAAAAGTGAACTACAACCTCCTGAGTTACATCTGCAG ATTCCTTTTTGAGGTCCAGCAGAACTCAAAGGTGAATAAGATGAGTGTTGAGAATCTGGCCACGGTGATGGGAGTGAACCTGTTCAAACCGCAAGTGGAGGATGCCATCAGTATGATGAAAG GAACTCCCATGATACAGAAGGTAATGACGGTGATGATCAGACACCATGAGCTGCTTTTCCCACCCTCTAAAGACAAGCAGCCATCTCCTCTtccaaacaagaaaaacaaaagcaagaAGAACAGTAACCCTCGCAGTTTTGTGGGCTGGGAGTCTGCAGAG TGTGAGGTGTCCTCCCTGTCTGAATCTCCTGAGGAAGAGGAAATGGACACACTTGAGGAAGAGAGGAAGGAcctgtggtcatctgagacagggTCAGAAGGCACCCCTCTTTCTCCTACCTCTCCATTTTCATCTACAACCGACATGTGGCCCGACAGCCCCAGAAAAAGGACTCAAACTCTCCCTAGCTTGGGCTGTCCGTCAGTGGGAAAAACAGTCCGCGAGCCTTCTTGGTGCAGGTTCCAGGAGAGCTTTAATGAGAACGAAGAGAAAACATTCTCAGAGGACATATTTAAGTTACTCGACCTGCAGAATGTGACACTATTTTCTGGTGGGCAGAAAAGTGAAAAGGAAAAAGTTGAAGGACACAAGGACACAGAGGACACAGGCTTGCATAAGACAGCTAGCGATGTTGTAGACAAACAGATAGATGCTCAAATAACACAGGCACAGATCACAACGCCCTTGCCCAAACCTCGGCTGAGAAACGAAGTGAGTGCGGCAGCTGTGAGCAGGGAGAAGCCAGCGGCACCTTCAGCACCAGCTCTACAGAAAAGCAATGCAGCTCAACCAGAAAACACAGACTCAATCATCATCAACAG TCTCCAGCAGAAGAACAAAGAGCTGAGTGCTACAGTGACAGAGTTGCAGGCAGCACTTGAGGCAGAGCGACGCAGCAAAGCTGCGTTAGAGATCTTACTACGCAACGCAGAGCGCAGCAGGGACGAAGCACTCACGCGCAATGAGCAGCTGAACAGAGAGATTCAAGAATTCCTCAGCAGACCGACTGCTGGACCGTCATAG